The Pyricularia oryzae 70-15 chromosome 5, whole genome shotgun sequence genome includes a region encoding these proteins:
- a CDS encoding DNA primase small subunit, whose translation MPHSISPEGSQTGAGADAAAAARPAPPTSNDTKQSPGEDIVMEDTEAVPSKQEESQSEEQIKKEVKLDDLFADDDSDEEFPSSRPVEDSKPSSPPAAPSSSFNLPSTLHASDPEVMRSFYQRLFPWRYLFQWLNHSPNPTNDFAHREFAFTLQNDAYLRYQSFTTSDLLRKDVLRLMPSRFEIGPVYNTNPRERKTLRNSSAFKPLAKELCFDIDLTDYDDIRTCCDKANICNKCWQFMTMAIKTVDVALRDDFGFKHIMWVYSGRRGAHAWVCDKKARVMDDQKRRAIAGYLEVVRGGAQSGKKVNVRRPLHPHLSRSLDVLKGHFQEDVLRAQDPWESEEQAEKLLQLLPDRTLNDSLRKKWASSPGRSSLSKWADIDTVAKTGASRNLDAKALLEAKQDIVLEYTYPRLDIEVSKKLNHLLKSPFVVHPGTGRVCVPIDTKNLEDFDPLGVPTVQELLEEIDAWKQPEVKKEQGDDAAAQRPMQDWEKTSLKPHIDQFRVFVSALMKDERDPKIKREREEAESMEF comes from the exons ATGCCGCACTCAATATCCCCTGAGGGAAGCCAGACCGGGGCCGGGGCggacgcagcggcggcggcgcgaccAGCTCCGCCGACAAGCAACGACACCAAACAGAGCCCGGGCGAAGATATTGTTATGGAGGATACAGAGGCAGTGCCGTCAAAGCAAGAAGAGTCCCAGAGTGAAGAGCAAATAAAAAAGGAGGTCAAGCTAGATGATTTATTCGCAGACGACGATTCGGACGAGGAGTTTCCTAGTTCGCGGCCGGTTGAAGATTCAAAACCGTCGAGTCCACCTGCTGCGCCATCTTCTTCATT CAACTTGCCCTCCACCCTTCATGCGTCAGACCCGGAGGTTATGCGCAGTTTCTACCAACGACTCTTTCCTTGGAGATATCTGTTCCAATGGTTGAACCACAGCCCAAATCCTACAAACGACTTTGCGCATCGAGAGTTCGCCTTTACTCTGCAGAATGACGCGTATCTACGATACCAATCATTCACCACGTCTGATTT ACTCCGCAAAGATGTTCTCCGCCTCATGCCCTCCCGTTTTGAGATTGGGCCCGTCTACAACACGAACCCCCGCGAGAGGAAGACCCTGCGCAACTCGTCGGCTTTCAAACCCCTGGCTAAAGAGCTGTGCTTCGATATCGATTTGACAGACTACGATGATATCCGGACGTGCTGTGACAAGGCCAACATCTGCAATAAATGTTGGCAGTTCATGACAATGGCCATCAAGACGGTCGATGTGGCCCTGCGGGATGACTTTGGCTTCAAGCACATCATGTGGGTGTACTCGGGTCGTCGTGGTGCTCACGCGTGGGTTTGCGACAAAAAGGCCCGCGTTATGGATGACCAAAAGCGAAGGGCCATCGCGGGCTATCTCGAGGTCGTCAGGGGCGGTGCCCAGAGCGGGAAGAAGGTCAATGTGCGCCGGCCACTGCATCCCCATCTTTC GAGGAGTCTGGATGTTTTAAAAGGGCACTTCCAGGAAGACGTTCTCAGAGCCCAAGACCCATGGGAGTCAGAAGAGCAGGCTGAGAAGTTGCTCCAGCTTCTCCCCGATAGGACCCTCAACGACTCGCTGCGTAAGAAATGGGCATCCTCCCCGGGGCGGTCCTCGCTGTCCAAATGGGCCGACATCGACACAGTGGCAAAGACGGGCGCATCACGCAACCTGGACGCCAAGGCCCTGCTGGAAGCCAAGCAGGACATTGTGCTCGAGTACACGTACCCGCGCCTCGATATCGAGgtcagcaagaagctgaaccACTTGCTAAAGAGTCCGTTTGTCGTTCACCCGGGCACAGGCAGGGTATGTGTGCCTATCGACACAAAGAACCTTGAGGACTTTGATCCCCTCGGTGTACCGACCGTGCAGGAACTGTTGGAGGAGATTGACGCCTGGAAGCAGCCCGAGGTGAAGAAGGAGCAAGGGGATGATGCAGCGGCGCAGAGGCCTATGCAGGATTGGGAGAAGACGAGTCTGAAGCCGCACATTGACCAGTTCCGCGTTTTTGTTTCGGCGCTGATGAAGGATGAGCGTGACCCCAAGATCAAGAGGGAGAGGGAAGAAGCCGAGTCGATGGAATTCTAA
- a CDS encoding glycosyl hydrolase, protein MAPLRLLIKDGGFLDQHGRQVILRGINVAGDAKFPTTPDGRSHIAKDFFDGDNIDFRERPFPQSEAHVHFARLKRFGYNTIRYIFTWEAIEAAGPGIYDEEWIQHTIEILRIAKNYGFYIFMDPHQDVWSRFSGGSGAPMWTLYAAGLNPEAFAATEAAIVHNTYPDPANFPKMIWSTNYYRLAAATMFTLFFAGKDFAPKCIIDGVNIQDYLQGHFMKAISHLAMRIHEAGDIENEVVFGWETLNEPNKGMIGYEDISVIPKEQALKKGTSPTIWQAMLTGLGRSTEVDTWDMGSLGPYKVGRTLVDPKGEIAWLPADYDESRYKYTRDPGWKLGECLWAQHGVWDPATDKLLRKDYFQKNPRTGEVIDHHAFTNTYFMDYARVYRDTVRQHHKEATLILQPPVLELPPSIKGTADDENNMVYAPHYYDGITLMTKSWKWWNVDVLGVLRGRYLSPVFAIRVGETAVRNCFREQLAAIRQEGLDYMGNHPCILTEFGIPYDMDNKAAYKSGNYSSQSAAMDANHFAVEGAPMEGYTLWVYCAKNDHEYGDQWNGEDLSIYSLDDKALPVSALPPAMGEIGQSTASLVKESSNQEGKLEQSGVEDGTPITPTNLRQTLTSPSISAVPSSSAPEIKNTPGYRAAEAFVRPSPVAVAGSISKYGFDLHKCEFHLEIRAAKAVQTSSDGNPTVVFLPEYHFPKDDCVIEVSSGKWEIGSDDSEGALVQRFRWWHGEGDQSLKIKGVVRTHNVREDGTGADGDVGYYQAVQTVVSQCSIM, encoded by the exons ATGGCTCCTCTACGGCTTTTAATCAAGGACGGCGGATTCCTCGACCAGCATGGGCGCCAGGTCATACTCAGAGGCATCAACGTTGCCGGCGACGCAAAGTTCCCGACCACCCCAGATGGGCGGTCACACATAGCCAAAGACTTTTTCGATGGAGACAACATTGATTTCAGGGAACGTCCGTTCCCCCAAAGCGAGGCCCACGTACATTTTGCCCGGCTCAAGCGATTTGGCTACAACACTATACGATACATCTTTACGTGGGAGGCCATCGAGGCGGCCGGCCCAGGAATATACGACGAGGAATGGATACAACACACCATTGAAATTCTCAGAATAGCCAAGAACTATGGCTTCTACATCTTCATGGACCCTCATCAGGATGTG TGGTCGCGATTCTCCGGAGGCTCCGGTGCCCCAATGTGGACTCTTTACGCCGCAGGTCTCAACCCTGAAGCATTTGCGGCAACGGAAGCGGCCATCGTTCACAACACGTACCCGGACCCAGCAAACTTTCCCAAGATGATCTGGTCAACGAATTACTACAGACTGGCGGCCGCCACCATGTTCACGCTCTTTTTTGCCGGCAAGGACTTTGCGCCTAAGTGCATAATCGACGGGGTGAACATTCAGGACTACCTCCAGGGCCATTTTATGAAGGCCATATCCCATCTTGCCATGCGCATACATGAGGCCGGAGATATCGAGAACGAGGTCGTCTTTGGATGGGAGACGCTCAACGAGCCTAACAAGGGCATGATCGGATATGAAGACATCAGTGTCATCCCCAAAGAACAGGCTCTGAAAAAGGGTACCAGCCCAACGATATGGCAGGCTATGCTTACTGGGCTTGGCAGGTCCACAGAGGTCGACACTTGGGATATGGGTAGCTTGGGTCCTTACAAGGTTGGGAGGACTTTGGTAGACCCCAAAGGCGAGATTGCATGGCTGCCTGCAGACTATGACGAGTCTCGCTACAAGTACACGAGAGACCCTGGGTGGAAGCTCGGCGAGTGTTTGTGGGCGCAGCACGGGGTATGGGACCCGGCTACAGATAAGCTCCTGCGCAAGGACTACTTCCAAAAGAACCCAAGGACTGGGGAGGTCATTGATCACCATGCCTTCACAAACACCTACTTTATGGACTATGCCCGTGTGTATCGTGACACGGTGCGGCAGCATCACAAAGAAGCCACCTTGATCCTTCAGCCTCCTGTGCTAGAGCTTCCTCCAAGCATCAAAGGTACCGCTGATGACGAGAACAACATGGTATATGCGCCGCACTATTATGACGGCATTACACTCATGACCAAGAGCTGGAAGTGGTGGAATGTGGACGTCCTGGGAGTGCTACGCGGACGCTATCTGAGTCCTGTGTTCGCTATTCGGGTGGGTGAGACTGCGGTGCGCAACTGTTTCCGCGAGCAGCTCGCTGCCATTCGCCAGGAAGGCTTGGATTACATGGGTAACCACCCTTGTATTCTCACTGAATTCGGAATTCCATACGATATGGATAACAAAGCTGCGTACAAGAGCGGCAACTACTCGAGCCAGTCGGCTGCTATGGACGCCAATCATTTTGCTGTTGAGGGGGCTCCTATGGAGGGCTACACTCTCTGGGTATATTGCGCCAAA AACGATCACGAGTATGGTGACCAGTGGAACGGTGAGGATCTGTCGATATACTCGCTCGACGACAAGGCGCTGCCTGTGTCTGCCCTACCGCCAGCCATGGGTGAAATTGGGCAATCGACAGCCAGCTTGGTCAAGGAGAGCAGCAACCAGGAAGGAAAGCTGGAGCAGAGTGGGGTGGAGGATGGTACTCCAATCACGCCAACGAACCTTCGGCAGACACTCACCTCGCCGTCGATCTCGGCAGTTCCCAGCTCGTCGGCTCCCGAAATCAAAAACACACCAGGCTATCGTGCTGCTGAGGCTTTTGTTAGGCCTTCTCCAGTCGCAGTGGCTGGAAGCATCTCCAAGTACGGGTTCGACCTCCACAAGTGCGAATTCCACCTAGAAATCAGAGCTGCCAAGGCCGTCCAGACTTCAAGCGACGGCAACCCGACTGTTGTGTTCCTGCCGGAATACCACTTCCCCAAGGACGACTGCGTCATTGAGGTATCGTCAGGCAAGTGGGAGATTGGGAGCGACGACTCGGAGGGCGCGCTTGTGCAGCGCTTCCGCTGGTGGCACGGCGAGGGCGACCAGAGCCTCAAGATCAAGGGTGTGGTCCGCACACATAATGTCAGGGAGGACGGCACCGGCGCGGATGGTGATGTTGGATACTACCAGGCGGTACAGACTGTCGTATCTCAGTGCAGCATCATGTAG
- a CDS encoding phenylalanyl-tRNA synthetase, which yields MPTIGVNKEEFFEELGQRYTADEFQRLCFDYGIELDEDTEDDPSRPKDEPAQFKIETPANRADLLCFEGIATSLNVFRGKMAPPAFKVLDMPEDQMQSITVKPETADVRPYIAGAILRNVKFTQSTYNSFMGLQEKLHANLARQRTLVAIGTHDLDTVKGPFTYEARKPEDIKFRPLNQAKEMDGNEMMETLDKDKHLSKYLHIIRDSPRYPVIYDASEIVCSVPPIINGDHSKITLNTTNVLIEATATDATKLKVVIDTMVTMFSTYCADKFTVEPVLIKRADGTKVVTPDLEPRRMEVEVDYINQCCGLSESAEGICKLLAKMAFVAKPLSASMIEVFIPPTRSDILHACDVMEDVAVAYGFNNLPRSLPTKSATVGKGLPINKLSDIVRAECAMAGWKEVMPLVLCSHDENFAWLNRVDDGKTAVRIANPKSAEYQVVRTSLLPGLLKTVRENKSVKLPLMIMETSDVVVKDEALERKARNVRHWAAAYCGTTSGFEVVHGLLDRIMSMLRVPVGTYYIAEIDEPTFFGGRAAAVFLRQGGEKGEAVRIGELGVLHPTVLDKFDLRYPVSTLEINLEVLL from the exons ATGCCCACAATCGGGGTCAACAAGGAGGAGTTCTTCGAGGAGCTCGGTCAGCG CTACACCGCCGACGAGTTCCAAAGGCTCTGCTTCGACTATGGTATTGAGCTCGACGAGGACACCGAAGATGACCCGTCGCGCCCCAAGGACGAGCCGGCGCAGTTCAAGATTGAGACACCCGCCAATCGCGCCGACCTACTATGCTTTGAGGGTATCGCCACCAGCTTGAATGTGTTCCGGGGAAAGATGGCCCCGCCGGCTTTCAAGGTGCTCGACATGCCCGAGGACCAGATGCAGAGCATCACGGTCAAGCCGGAGACAGCCGACGTGAGGCCATACATCGCCGGCGCCATCCTCCGCAACGTCAAGTTCACCCAGTCCACATATAACTCCTTCATGGGCCTGCAGGAGAAGCTTCATGCCAACCTGGCGCGGCAAAGGACACTGGTTGCCATTGGAACGCACGACCTGGACACCGTCAAGGGTCCTTTCACATACGAGGCTAGGAAACCAGAGGACATCAAGTTCAGGCCACTGAACCAGGCCAAGGAGATGGATGGCAACGAGATGATGGAGACATTAGACAAGG ACAAGCACCTCAGCAAATACCTGCACATTATCCGTGATTCGCCCAGATACCCTGTCATCTACGACGCCAGCGAGATCGTCTGCTCCGTCCCACCCATTATCAACGGTGACCACTCCAAGATTACGCTCAACACCACAAATGTTTTAATAGAGGCCACCGCAACGGATGCAACCAAGCTCAAGGTCGTTATCGACACCATGGTGACCATGTTCTCGACGTACTGCGCCGACAAGTTCACCGTCGAGCCGGTGCTGATCAAACGTGCCGACGGTACCAAGGTTGTCACGCCGGACCTGGAGCCCAGGAGGATGGAGGTCGAGGTGGACTATATCAACCAGTGCTGCGGCCTGTCCGAGTCCGCCGAAGGTATCTGCAAGCTGCTAGCCAAGATGGCCTTCGTCGCCAAGCCTCTCAGCGCGAGCATGATCGAGGTCTTCATCCCGCCGACACGGTCTGACATCCTCCACGCGTGCGACGTCATGGAGGACGTGGCCGTCGCCTACGGCTTCAACAACCTCCCACGCTCGCTGCCCACAAAATCGGCCACCGTCGGCAAGGGCCTGCCTATCAACAAGCTCAGCGACATCGTCCGGGCTGAGTGCGCCATGGCCGGTTGGAAGGAGGTGATGCCGCTGGTGCTCTGCTCGCACGACGAGAACTTTGCCTGGCTGAACCGCGTCGACGACGGCAAGACGGCCGTCCGCATCGCAAACCCCAAGTCGGCGGAGTACCAGGTCGTGCGGACGTCGCTGCTCCCCGGCCTGCTCAAGACGGTGCGCGAGAACAAGTCGGTCAAGCTGCCGCTCATGATCATGGAGACGTCTGACGTCGTCGTCAAGGACGAAGCCCTCGAGCGCAAGGCCCGCAACGTTAGGCATTGGGCCGCCGCCTACTGCGGCACCACCAGCGGCTTCGAGGTCGTCCACGGTCTGCTCGACCGCATCATGTCGATGCTGCGCGTGCCCGTCGGCACCTACTACATCGCCGAGATTGACGAGCCCACCTTCTTTGGCGgccgtgccgccgccgtctttCTGCGACAGGGAGGCGAGAAGGGCGAGGCCGTCCGGATCGGCGAGCTGGGCGTCTTGCATCCCACAGTTTTGGACAAGTTTGACTTGAG ATACCCTGTGAGCACACTTGAAATCAACCTCGAGGTTCTGCTGTGA
- a CDS encoding tRNA (guanine-N(1)-)-methyltransferase: protein MATMDSAQAPEATNSPAAAPAEVPQESTLDSTTNPESAPENHAATSAATEDAAADASATNAENSAVPAADSAAVQPPITKNQMKKLKRQAMWAERKEDRKRQRKDKRHEKQAHKRAELANKIAEAEAAGLDPKEVLAAERKGAEKARPQTVPVTFIMDCDFEQYMNDKELVSLSSQVVRSYSENRKSRIQAHLVVCPWGGKLKERFETTLANHHKGWKNIQFLDQDFVQAGKAALELMKGPNGGKLIGALAPKEDTVMEDAHASGAEKTLEDPTPVPEPEKELAESSIVYLTSDSPYTLERLEPNTSYVIGGIVDRNRQKGLCYKRACENGVRTAKLPITDYLVMASRQVLTTNQVLEIMLKWLECGDWKVAFQYVIPKRKGAVVKEENSEAGPAEENEQDGDDYNENNENGNENDNEAGNEVGEEKEEANGGTGAASNTHDPAQDKSG from the coding sequence ATGGCGACAATGGACTCAGCACAGGCGCCTGAGGCTACAAATagtccagcagcagcgcccgCCGAAGTGCCCCAGGAAAGCACGTTAGACAGCACGACCAACCCTGAATCAGCCCCTGAGAATCACGCCGCCACCTCGGCCGCCACAGAAGACGCCGCGGCAGACGCATCAGCAACCAATGCCGAGAACTCAGCTGTCCCAGCAGCCGATAGCGCGGCCGTCCAGCCTCCCATCACAAAAAATCAGATGAAGAAGCTGAAGCGACAAGCTATGTGGGCGGAGCGCAAGGAGGACCGCAAGCGCCAGCGCAAGGACAAGCGGCACGAGAAGCAGGCACACAAGCGAGCCGAGCTGGCAAACAAGATCGCCGAGGCAGAGGCGGCAGGGCTCGACCCCAAGGAGGTACTCGCCGCCGAGCGCAAGGGTGCTGAGAAGGCCCGGCCGCAGACGGTCCCCGTCACCTTCATCATGGACTGCGACTTTGAGCAGTACATGAACGACAAGGAGCTGGTGTCGCTCTCGAGTCAGGTCGTACGCTCGTACTCGGAGAACAGGAAGAGCAGGATCCAGGCTCACCTTGTAGTCTGTCCCTGGGGAGGCAAGCTGAAAGAGCGGTTCGAGACGACGCTCGCGAACCACCACAAGGGTTGGAAGAACATCCAGTTCCTGGACCAGGACTTTGTCCAGGCGGGCAAGGCTGCTCTGGAACTTATGAAGGGCCCGAATGGCGGAAAACTAATTGGCGCACTTGCGCCGAAAGAGGATACAGTGATGGAAGATGCACATGCGTCTGGTGCGGAGAAGACGTTGGAGGACCCAACCCCAGTCCCGGAACCCGAAAAGGAATTGGCAGAATCCTCCATCGTATATCTCACCTCAGACTCGCCATACACGCTTGAGAGGTTAGAACCCAACACGAGCTATGTAATCGGCGGCATTGTGGACCGCAACAGACAAAAAGGACTCTGCTACAAACGGGCTTGCGAGAATGGGGTACGAACTGCCAAACTTCCGATTACCGACTACTTGGTCATGGCAAGTCGTCAAGTCTTGACGACAAATCAGGTGCTTGAGATTATGTTGAAGTGGCTCGAGTGTGGCGATTGGAAGGTGGCTTTCCAGTATGTCATCCCCAAGCGCAAGGGGGCTGTTGTCAAAGAGGAGAACTCAGAGGCGGGTCCTGCTGAAGAAAACGAGCAGGACGGCGATGATTACAATGAAAACAACGAGAATGGTAACGAGAATGATAATGAAGCTGGTAATGAGGTTggtgaggagaaggaggaggcaAATGGCGGGACTGGAGCGGCTTCGAATACACACGATCCAGCGCAAGACAAATCAGGTTAG
- a CDS encoding DNA mismatch repair protein msh-2, whose protein sequence is MSSRPELKVDDEHGFIRFFKSLPAAHKDTIRIFFRGDYYTAHGEDANLIARTVYKSTSVVRQLGRSDHTGLSSVTLSITVFKQFLRDALYKLGKRVEIYESANGRMNWKVTKQASPGNLQDVEDELGQTDSAPMILAVKISSKASEARNVGVCFADASVRELGVSEFLDNDLFSNFEALLIQLGVKECLIQYDKAEDLKDPDLAKLKQIIDNCGVAMSERPMADFGTRDIEQDLARLLKDERSASLLPQTDLKLAMGAASALIKYLNVLQDPSNFGQYQLFQHDLSQFMKLDAAALKALNLTPGARDGSKTMSLYGLLNHCKTPVGSRLLAQWLKQPLMSKDEIEGRQQLVEAFMNDTELRQTMQEEHLRSIPDLYRLAKRFQRKKANLEDVVRAYQVVIRLPGFIGTLEGVMDEAYRDPLDVAYTTKLRELSDSLVRLQEMVETTVDLDALENHEFIIKLEFDDGLRIIRKKLDRIRTEMDREFSKAADDLGQEKEKKIFLENHKVHGFCMRLTRTEAGCIRNNSGYQECSTQKNGVYFTTKHLQSLRREFDQLSQSYNRTQSSLVNEVVSVAASYAPLLENLAGILAHLDVIVSFAHCSMHAPISYVRPKIHPRGQGRTLLREARHPCLEVQDDVQFITNDVELDRSGSSFLIITGPNMGGKSTYIRQIGVIALMAQIGCFVPCSEAELTIFDAILARVGASDSQLKGVSTFMAEMLETANILKSATAESLIIIDELGRGTSTYDGFGLAWAISEHIVVEIGCSALFATHFHELTALAEQHKQVANLHVTAHISGTGDDAKADEKREVTLLYKVEPGICDQSFGIHVAELVRFPDKVVRMAKRKADELEDFTTKHNDNLGLQYSKDDVEQGSARLKEILVQWKEEVKAGDMSREEMVAKMKALVAADTKLLENPFFQSIKAL, encoded by the exons ATGTCTTCACGGCCAGAGCTCAAG GTCGACGACGAGCACGGTTTCATTCGCTTCTTCAAGTCACTGCCAGCCGCCCACAAGGACACAATAAGGATCTTCTTCCGAGGAGACTACTACACAGCCCACGGCGAAGATGCCAACCTGATCGCTCGCACCGTATACAAAAGCACTTCGGTGGTGCGGCAACTTGGCCGCAGTGATCACACTGGATTGTCATCTGTCACGCTTTCCATAACAGTATTCAAGCAATTCCTCCGAGATGCCCTCTACAAACTCGGCAAGAGGGTAGAAATCTACGAAAGCGCCAACGGGCGGATGAACTGGAAGGTCACCAAGCAAGCCTCGCCAGGAAACCTGCAAGATGTTGAGGATGAGCTCGGCCAAACCGACTCGGCACCCATGATTTTGGCTGTCAAGATCTCATCCAAGGCATCGGAGGCTCGGAATGTTGGTGTTTGCTTTGCCGACGCAAGCGTGAGAGAGTTGGGCGTGAGCGAGTTCCTCGACAATGATCTCTTCTCCAACTTTGAGGCTCTCCTCATCCAGCTTGGAGTCAAGGAGTGCTTGATTCAGTATGATAAGGCCGAGGATCTCAAGGACCCGGACCTGGCCAAGCTCAAGCAAATCATCGACAACTGCGGCGTGGCCATGTCGGAAAGGCCTATGGCTGATTTTGGCACCCGAGATATAGAGCAGGATCTGGCAAGACTGCTCAAAGATGAGAGATCGGCAAGCCTGCTACCCCAAACAGATCTCAAGCTTGCCATGGGGGCTGCATCGGCCCTAATCAAGTACTTGAACGTGCTTCAAGACCCTTCAAACTTTGGGCAGTACCAGCTCTTCCAACATGACCTCTCACAATTCATGAAGCTCGATGCTGCTGCACTAAAGGCGTTAAACCTCACACCAGGTGCGCGTGATGGGTCAAAAACGATGAGTCTGTATGGGCTATTGAATCATTGCAAGACCCCGGTTGGCAGCCGGCTGTTGGCACAGTGGCTCAAGCAACCACTGATGAGCAAGGATGAAATCGAGGGTCGGCAGCAACTTGTTGAGGCTTTCATGAACGACACAGAACTTCGACAGACCATGCAAGAGGAGCACCTGCGCTCCATTCCGGACCTATACAGACTGGCGAAGCGTTTCCAGAGGAAGAAGGCAAATCTTGAGGACGTTGTTAGGGCTTACCAAGTGGTTATCCGGCTTCCAGGTTTTATTGGAACCCTGGAGGGTGTCATGGATGAAGCCTACCGGGATCCTTTGGATGTCGCCTATACCACAAAACTGCGGGAGCTTTCGGACAGTCTAGTTCGCTTGCAGGAGATGGTGGAGACGACAGTCGACTTGGATGCACTGGAAAACCATGAGTTCATCATTAAGCTTGAATTCGACGATGGACTGCGCATAATCCGAAAGAAGCTGGACAGAATACGGACTGAGATGGACAGGGAATTTTCCAAGGCAGCGGATGACCTCGGCcaggaaaaagagaagaagatcTTCCTCGAAAACCACAAGGTTCATGGCTTCTGTATGAGGCTGACCAGGACAGAAGCCGGCTGTATCCGCAATAATTCTGGATACCAGGAGTGCTCGACGCAGAAGAACGGAGTATACTTCACCACTAAGCATCTCCAGTCACTACGGCGAGAGTTTGACCAACTTTCTCAAAGCTACAACCGAACACAATCCAGTCTCGTCAACGAGGTTGTGAGTGTTGCCGCATCTTATGCGCCTCTGCTCGAGAACCTCGCCGGCATCCTGGCACACCTGGATGTTATCGTCTCGTTCGCGCATTGCTCTATGCACGCCCCGATCTCATACGTCCGCCCGAAGATCCACCCCCGTGGTCAGGGCAGGACTCTACTGCGCGAGGCCCGCCACCCATGTCTTGAGGTGCAAGACGACGTGCAGTTCATCACCAATGACGTAGAGCTTGACCGCTCAGGCTCATCATTCCTTATCATTACTGGTCCCAATATGGGTGGCAAGTCGACATATATCCGACAGATCGGCGTCATCGCCCTCATGGCACAGATTGGATGCTTTGTGCCCTGCTCAGAAGCCGAGTTGACCATCTTTGATGCCATCCTGGCCCGTGTCGGCGCGAGCGACTCGCAGCTCAAGGGCGTGTCCACCTTCATGGCTGAGATGCTCGAGACGGCCAATATCCTCAAGTCGGCCACGGCCGAGTccctcatcatcatcgaTGAGCTGGGCCGTGGTACCTCGACCTATGACGGCTTCGGTCTCGCCTGGGCCATCTCTGAACATATTGTCGTCGAGATTGGCTGCTCGGCGCTCTTTGCCACACACTTCCACGAGCTGACGGCGCTGGCGGAGCAGCACAAGCAGGTTGCTAATCTCCACGTCACTGCCCACATCAGCGGCACAGGAGACGACGCGAAGGCGGATGAAAAGCGTGAGGTCACGTTGCTCTACAAGGTGGAGCCCGGTATTTGCGACCAGAGCTTTGGTATTCATGTTGCGGAACTCGTCAGGTTCCCCGACAAGGTCGTTCGCATGGCCAAGAGGAAGGCAGACGAGCTCGAAGACTTCACCACCAAGCACAATGACAACCTCGGCTTGCAGTACAGCAAGGATGACGTCGAGCAGGGGAGTGCCCGGCTCAAGGAGATTCTGGTTCAATGGAAGGAAGAGGTCAAGGCTGGCGACATGAGCCGAGAAGAGATGGTCGCGAAGATGAAGGCTCTCGTGGCGGCAGACACCAAGCTTTTGGAGAACCCGTTTTTCCAGTCGATCAAGGCGCTGTAA